One genomic segment of Mycolicibacterium chubuense NBB4 includes these proteins:
- the satS gene encoding protein export chaperone SatS, producing the protein MAAEIVPVGLRLTKGDVYTLWAPRWRAEGDEWEAFLGKDEDLYVFESVAELAAFVRTNTDNDLVDHPAWEKLTQANAHQLVPDDEHTHDLAAFEEVLSHKPTDESAHALHGGLAIVSSIGSVCELPSVTKFFNGNPVLGTVGGGAEAFSGRAGRKRWAEIEKIIARGWDAVIDEIDNIITTPEVDSAAVEKAQAELDEPAPEPDEDDVVIDDIVDTEEESEELAAAAQDKVLGSEEDFWQRVGIDPVRIITSGGTYYTLRCYLDDRPIFLGRNGRISVFGSERALARYLADEHDHDLSDLATYDDIRTAATDGSLRVEVTDDNVYVLSGIVDDLAEGPDALDHSQLELAVELLRDIGDYAEDTSVDAKLAPNTALGRLIRHALDPKAVARPNPPYADAVTQWESLERFVESRLRQE; encoded by the coding sequence ATGGCTGCTGAGATCGTGCCGGTCGGACTGAGGCTGACCAAGGGCGACGTGTACACGTTGTGGGCGCCGCGGTGGCGCGCCGAGGGCGACGAGTGGGAGGCGTTCCTCGGCAAGGACGAGGACCTCTACGTGTTCGAGTCCGTCGCCGAGCTGGCGGCATTCGTGCGCACGAACACCGACAACGACCTGGTCGACCACCCCGCGTGGGAGAAGCTGACGCAGGCCAATGCCCATCAGCTGGTCCCCGACGACGAGCACACCCACGACCTCGCGGCGTTCGAGGAGGTGCTGTCGCACAAGCCCACCGACGAGAGCGCGCACGCGCTGCACGGCGGGCTGGCCATCGTCTCGTCGATCGGCTCGGTGTGCGAGCTGCCGTCGGTCACCAAGTTCTTCAACGGCAACCCGGTGCTCGGCACCGTCGGCGGCGGGGCCGAGGCGTTCTCGGGGCGTGCCGGCCGCAAGCGGTGGGCCGAGATCGAGAAGATCATCGCGCGGGGCTGGGACGCGGTGATCGACGAGATCGACAACATCATCACCACCCCCGAGGTGGACTCCGCCGCGGTCGAGAAGGCGCAGGCCGAACTCGACGAGCCGGCGCCCGAACCCGACGAGGACGACGTCGTCATCGACGACATCGTCGACACCGAGGAGGAGTCCGAGGAACTCGCCGCGGCCGCGCAGGACAAGGTGCTGGGCAGCGAAGAGGACTTCTGGCAGCGGGTCGGCATCGACCCGGTGCGGATCATCACCAGCGGCGGCACCTACTACACGCTGCGCTGCTACCTCGACGACCGGCCGATCTTCCTCGGCCGCAACGGGCGCATCAGCGTGTTCGGGTCGGAGCGGGCGCTGGCCCGCTACCTGGCCGACGAACACGACCACGACCTGTCCGACCTCGCCACCTACGACGACATCCGCACCGCGGCCACCGACGGGTCGCTGCGCGTCGAGGTCACCGATGACAACGTCTACGTGCTCTCCGGCATCGTCGACGACCTGGCCGAGGGCCCCGACGCGCTCGACCACAGCCAGCTCGAGCTCGCGGTCGAGCTGCTGCGCGACATCGGCGACTACGCCGAGGACACCAGCGTGGACGCCAAGCTGGCGCCCAACACCGCGCTCGGACGGTTGATCCGCCACGCGCTGGATCCCAAGGCCGTCGCGCGTCCGAACCCGCCCTACGCCGACGCCGTCACCCAGTGGGAGTCGCTCGAGCGGTTCGTCGAGTCGCGCCTGCGCCAGGAGTAG
- a CDS encoding LLM class F420-dependent oxidoreductase, whose amino-acid sequence MSVGLHALGIGAGASRTVIDAVAAAAERSGFATLWVGEHVVMVDEPASRYPYADDGRIAVPADADWLDPLIALSFAAAATNRIELATGVLLLPEHNPVLLAKQAASLDRLSGGRFSLGVGIGWSREEFDALGVPFERRAQRTAEYVAAMRTLWREDVASFSGEFAAFDRVRVYPKPQRRAVPVVCGGNSDEALRRAATWGDGWYGFNLADVEEVASRVSVLRRMCREVGRDPGELRLSAALQDPAPADLRKFADIGLDELVLVVSPPADPIAAEAWVGELARKWTTRPSARRYMVGRDKP is encoded by the coding sequence GTGAGTGTCGGACTGCACGCTCTCGGCATCGGTGCCGGGGCGTCGCGCACGGTCATCGATGCGGTGGCCGCCGCGGCCGAGCGCTCCGGCTTCGCCACGCTGTGGGTGGGCGAGCACGTCGTCATGGTCGACGAACCGGCCTCGCGCTACCCCTACGCCGACGACGGCCGCATCGCCGTCCCGGCCGATGCCGACTGGCTGGACCCCCTGATCGCGCTGAGCTTCGCCGCCGCGGCCACCAACCGGATCGAGCTGGCGACGGGCGTGCTGCTGCTGCCCGAGCACAACCCGGTCCTGCTGGCCAAGCAGGCCGCCTCGCTGGACCGGCTCAGCGGCGGCCGGTTCTCCCTCGGCGTCGGTATCGGATGGTCGAGGGAGGAGTTCGACGCCCTCGGGGTGCCGTTCGAACGGCGCGCGCAGCGCACGGCCGAGTACGTCGCGGCGATGCGCACCCTGTGGCGCGAGGACGTCGCGTCGTTCAGCGGTGAGTTCGCGGCGTTCGACCGGGTGCGGGTCTATCCGAAACCGCAGCGGCGAGCGGTTCCCGTCGTCTGCGGCGGCAACAGCGACGAGGCGCTGCGGCGGGCAGCGACGTGGGGTGACGGGTGGTACGGCTTCAACCTCGCCGATGTCGAGGAGGTGGCGTCGCGGGTCTCGGTGCTGCGACGGATGTGCCGCGAGGTCGGTCGCGATCCGGGGGAGTTGCGGTTGTCGGCGGCGCTGCAGGACCCGGCGCCGGCCGACCTGCGCAAGTTCGCCGACATCGGACTCGACGAGCTGGTCCTGGTCGTGAGCCCGCCCGCCGACCCGATCGCCGCCGAGGCGTGGGTCGGTGAGCTCGCCAGGAAGTGGACGACCCGGCCGAGCGCGCGCCGCTACATGGTGGGTCGCGACAAACCCTGA
- a CDS encoding AMP-dependent synthetase/ligase, with the protein MVRPSAADVSTIGDQAPSVAVLFRDRVAATPQAEAFRFPENGGWTSVTWQQVDQRVHRIAAGLIALGVEPEDRVGLASSTRYEWVLVDFAVLCAGAATTTLYPTTNARDVAFIVANSGSRVVVAEDQAQVDKLLTHRAELPDVEKVVIIDGPGDGDFVITLDGLETLGEQVLATSPDVVERRVEAIRPDHLASIIYTSGTTGRPKGVRLPHRAWTYTAAAIDALGILHADDVHFLWLPLAHAFGKVTLALPLIVGFPTAIDGRVDKIVDNLAAVRPTFMAAAPRIFEKAHARIQNMMAEEGGLKKRIFDWAVHVGIRASQAREDGRSVPPLLAIQHAIADRLVFSTIRDRFGGRLRFFVSAAAPLNRDIARWFDAIGIIVLEGYGLTETAAASVINRPDAYRFGTVGLPFPGTEIKIAGDGEILVRSPGVMTGYHDLPQATAEALDADGWFYTGDIGAIDVDGFLRITDRKKDLFKTSQGKYVAPSATAAAFKAICPYASEMIVYGEERPYCVALVSLDSEAITEWAARNGLEGRSFAEIAQADATRELIGGYVDTLNEQLNRWEQIKRFAILDRELSVAAGDLTPSLKAKRNVIVKSFADTLARLYD; encoded by the coding sequence GTGGTCAGGCCGAGCGCAGCCGACGTCAGCACGATCGGCGATCAGGCGCCGTCCGTCGCCGTGCTGTTCCGCGACCGCGTCGCCGCCACCCCGCAGGCCGAAGCGTTCCGGTTCCCCGAGAACGGCGGCTGGACGAGCGTCACGTGGCAGCAGGTGGATCAGCGGGTCCATCGCATCGCCGCCGGGTTGATCGCCCTCGGCGTCGAACCCGAGGACCGGGTCGGCCTGGCCTCGTCGACGCGCTACGAATGGGTGCTCGTCGATTTCGCCGTGCTGTGCGCCGGCGCGGCCACCACCACCCTGTATCCGACGACCAACGCCCGCGACGTCGCGTTCATCGTCGCGAACTCCGGGAGCCGCGTCGTCGTCGCCGAAGACCAGGCGCAGGTTGACAAGCTGCTCACGCACCGCGCGGAACTGCCCGACGTCGAGAAGGTGGTGATCATCGACGGACCGGGCGACGGCGACTTCGTCATCACGCTCGACGGACTCGAAACTCTCGGTGAGCAGGTGCTCGCCACCTCGCCCGACGTCGTCGAGCGCCGCGTCGAGGCCATCCGTCCCGACCACCTGGCCAGCATCATCTACACCTCCGGGACCACCGGGCGGCCCAAGGGGGTGCGGCTGCCGCACCGCGCGTGGACCTACACGGCCGCGGCCATCGACGCGCTGGGCATCCTGCACGCCGACGACGTGCACTTCCTGTGGCTGCCGCTGGCTCATGCGTTCGGCAAGGTGACGCTCGCGCTGCCGCTGATCGTCGGGTTCCCGACGGCGATCGACGGTCGGGTCGACAAGATCGTCGACAACCTCGCGGCCGTGCGTCCGACGTTCATGGCGGCCGCGCCGCGAATCTTCGAGAAGGCGCACGCCCGGATCCAGAACATGATGGCCGAGGAGGGCGGGCTCAAGAAGCGCATCTTCGACTGGGCGGTGCACGTGGGGATCCGGGCTTCTCAGGCCCGGGAGGACGGCCGCTCCGTGCCGCCGCTGCTGGCGATCCAGCACGCCATCGCCGACCGGCTGGTGTTCTCGACGATCCGGGACCGCTTCGGCGGCCGGCTGCGGTTCTTCGTCTCCGCCGCGGCGCCGCTGAACCGTGACATCGCGCGGTGGTTCGACGCGATCGGGATCATCGTGCTCGAGGGCTACGGCCTCACCGAGACGGCGGCGGCGTCGGTCATCAACCGGCCGGACGCCTACCGGTTCGGGACCGTCGGGCTGCCCTTCCCCGGCACCGAGATCAAGATCGCCGGCGACGGCGAGATCCTGGTGCGCAGCCCGGGCGTGATGACGGGCTATCACGACCTGCCGCAGGCCACCGCCGAAGCGCTGGACGCGGACGGCTGGTTCTACACCGGCGACATCGGCGCGATCGACGTCGACGGCTTCCTGCGCATCACCGACCGGAAGAAGGACCTGTTCAAGACGTCGCAGGGCAAGTACGTGGCCCCGTCGGCGACCGCGGCGGCGTTCAAGGCCATCTGTCCCTATGCCAGCGAGATGATCGTCTACGGCGAGGAGCGGCCCTACTGCGTGGCGCTGGTGAGTCTGGACAGCGAGGCGATCACCGAGTGGGCCGCCCGTAACGGCCTGGAGGGCAGGAGTTTCGCCGAGATCGCGCAGGCCGATGCGACGCGGGAGCTGATCGGCGGCTACGTCGACACGCTCAACGAGCAACTCAACCGCTGGGAGCAGATCAAGAGATTCGCGATTCTCGACCGGGAATTGTCGGTGGCCGCAGGCGATCTCACGCCCAGCCTGAAGGCCAAACGCAACGTCATCGTGAAGAGCTTCGCCGACACCCTCGCTCGTCTCTACGACTGA
- a CDS encoding MlaE family ABC transporter permease has translation MTPPAVLRLRRVLRPAPALIDSVGEQTLFYGRSLRSIPLAAGRYRRETARLIGEMAFGTGGLLVIGGTVGVTAFLTLASGGVVAVQGYKSLGDIGIEALTGFLSAFLNVRIVAPVIAGIALAATIGAGSTAQLGAMRIAEEIDALEVMAVRSMPYLVATRMLAGVIVIVPLYSLATLASFFAARFTTVSLSGQSSGLYDHYFTTFLIPTDLLWSFLQAIVMAIAVMLVHTYYGYNATGGPVGVGVATGDAVRTSLIVVVVITLLISLAVYGSSGHFTLSG, from the coding sequence GTGACCCCGCCCGCCGTCCTGCGCCTGCGCCGGGTGTTACGCCCGGCGCCGGCGTTGATCGACTCCGTCGGTGAGCAGACGCTGTTCTACGGCCGGTCTCTGAGGTCGATCCCGCTCGCGGCCGGGCGCTATCGCCGGGAAACGGCGCGCCTGATCGGCGAGATGGCCTTCGGCACCGGTGGGCTGCTCGTCATCGGAGGAACCGTCGGCGTGACGGCGTTCCTCACCCTGGCGTCCGGCGGGGTGGTCGCCGTGCAGGGATACAAATCGCTCGGCGACATCGGTATCGAAGCGCTGACCGGGTTCCTCTCGGCGTTCCTCAACGTGCGCATCGTGGCCCCGGTGATCGCCGGCATCGCGCTGGCGGCCACCATCGGCGCGGGCAGCACGGCACAGCTGGGCGCGATGCGCATCGCCGAGGAGATCGACGCCCTCGAGGTGATGGCCGTGCGGTCGATGCCGTATCTGGTCGCCACCCGGATGCTCGCCGGTGTCATCGTGATCGTGCCGCTGTACTCGCTGGCGACGCTGGCCTCGTTCTTCGCCGCGCGATTCACCACGGTCTCGCTCAGCGGGCAGTCGAGCGGCCTCTACGACCACTACTTCACGACGTTCCTGATCCCCACGGACCTCCTGTGGTCCTTCCTGCAGGCCATCGTTATGGCGATCGCGGTGATGCTGGTGCACACCTACTACGGCTACAACGCCACGGGCGGCCCGGTCGGGGTGGGCGTCGCGACCGGCGACGCCGTGCGCACGTCCTTGATCGTCGTCGTGGTGATCACGTTGCTCATCTCTCTAGCCGTCTACGGATCGTCCGGCCACTTCACGTTGTCCGGGTGA
- a CDS encoding 1-acyl-sn-glycerol-3-phosphate acyltransferase, whose product MAEDSSVVQKWDRDLTRRVVDLTRLLVKTYFRSQVTGLENIPAGPALMVANHSGGLVTVDLSVIAVDYYRTWGYDRPLYVLAHDNFFRGPVADFLERTGVIRATPEHAAEALAAGGLVLVFPGGDYDVYRPTLRENVIDFGGRTGYVTAAIEAGVPIVPAVSIGGQENQFYLTRGRRLASALRLTGLERRLFRTNILPITIGLPFGVSVVLPVNMPLPTKIVTRVLPPIDVAAEFGDDPDIGEVDEYVRAAMQKGLDELAAKRRFPILG is encoded by the coding sequence ATGGCCGAGGACTCTTCGGTTGTCCAGAAGTGGGACCGGGACCTGACCCGACGCGTCGTGGATCTGACCCGTCTGCTCGTCAAGACGTATTTCCGTTCGCAGGTAACGGGATTGGAGAACATTCCGGCCGGGCCGGCGCTGATGGTGGCCAATCACTCGGGCGGGCTGGTGACCGTCGACCTGTCCGTGATCGCGGTCGACTACTACCGCACGTGGGGATACGACCGCCCGCTCTACGTGCTGGCTCACGACAACTTCTTCCGCGGGCCGGTGGCCGACTTCCTCGAGCGCACCGGCGTCATCCGCGCGACCCCGGAACACGCCGCCGAGGCGCTGGCGGCCGGCGGCCTGGTTCTGGTGTTCCCCGGCGGGGACTACGACGTGTACCGGCCGACCCTGCGGGAGAACGTCATCGACTTCGGCGGGCGCACCGGGTACGTGACCGCGGCGATCGAGGCCGGAGTCCCCATCGTCCCCGCCGTGTCGATCGGCGGGCAGGAGAACCAGTTCTACCTGACCCGGGGCCGGCGGCTGGCGTCGGCGCTGCGGCTGACGGGCCTGGAGCGCAGACTGTTCCGTACGAACATCCTGCCGATCACCATCGGCCTGCCGTTCGGCGTCAGCGTGGTGTTGCCGGTCAACATGCCGCTGCCCACCAAGATCGTCACCCGGGTGCTGCCGCCGATCGACGTCGCCGCCGAGTTCGGCGACGACCCCGACATCGGTGAGGTCGACGAATACGTCCGGGCCGCAATGCAAAAGGGGCTCGACGAGCTCGCCGCGAAGCGTCGTTTCCCGATCCTCGGGTGA
- a CDS encoding C40 family peptidase has translation MPADLVTTLAAPIRRVQALVGPGWSGDPAADPAAVLAGVRDTLAGVAESAGRAWRDVDAGWSGAGADAAAEFATTTAAAIDGAAERAGRLGVSARDAAAAVADARRRLQDIVDEFDAKAAALEPHLDQPGVAKELLAAARDALGRAIAIVEDLQAELDRHAAALGGPGSAGAPAATTPAGWPGGAGSGPGAGVGSGPGQGAGGGFGSGSGFGSGASPAAWGSPEGGPADLAGFTTPDGADPPDASMFGDGVAVRLPDGTVVMAPNAVAAGAVRYALTQLGVPYRWGGTAPGVGLDCSGLTQWAYHEAGLDLPRLAQEQDIGAPVPAGSLLPGDLAVWDGHVAMIVGDGTMIEAGDPVTLSPIRTSNAGQGFQGFWRPTA, from the coding sequence ATGCCCGCCGACCTGGTCACGACACTGGCGGCGCCGATCCGCCGGGTGCAGGCCCTCGTCGGTCCCGGCTGGTCGGGCGATCCCGCCGCGGATCCGGCCGCGGTGCTGGCCGGGGTGCGCGACACGCTGGCGGGCGTGGCCGAGTCGGCCGGCCGGGCCTGGCGTGACGTCGACGCCGGATGGTCGGGGGCGGGCGCCGACGCCGCCGCCGAGTTCGCGACGACGACGGCCGCCGCGATCGACGGAGCCGCCGAGCGGGCCGGACGGCTCGGCGTCAGCGCCCGGGACGCCGCCGCGGCCGTGGCGGACGCGCGGCGGCGCCTGCAGGACATCGTCGACGAGTTCGACGCGAAAGCGGCCGCGCTGGAACCACATCTGGACCAGCCGGGCGTCGCGAAGGAACTGCTGGCCGCGGCGCGCGACGCGCTGGGCCGGGCGATCGCAATCGTCGAGGACCTCCAGGCCGAGTTGGACCGCCACGCCGCCGCGCTGGGAGGCCCGGGATCCGCTGGGGCGCCGGCGGCGACGACGCCGGCGGGCTGGCCGGGCGGCGCCGGCTCAGGCCCGGGCGCCGGAGTCGGCTCAGGCCCAGGCCAGGGCGCAGGCGGCGGCTTCGGCTCAGGGAGCGGCTTCGGCTCAGGGGCGTCGCCGGCGGCGTGGGGCAGCCCGGAGGGCGGGCCGGCGGACCTGGCCGGGTTCACCACGCCAGACGGTGCAGATCCGCCGGACGCCTCGATGTTCGGCGACGGGGTCGCGGTGCGGCTGCCCGACGGCACGGTGGTGATGGCCCCGAACGCCGTCGCGGCCGGCGCGGTCCGCTATGCCCTGACCCAGCTCGGCGTGCCCTACCGGTGGGGTGGCACCGCACCCGGCGTCGGGCTCGACTGCAGCGGGCTGACCCAGTGGGCGTATCACGAAGCGGGACTCGACCTGCCGCGGCTGGCTCAGGAGCAGGACATCGGCGCACCGGTGCCGGCGGGCTCTCTGCTGCCCGGCGACCTGGCGGTGTGGGACGGTCACGTCGCGATGATCGTCGGCGACGGGACCATGATCGAGGCCGGCGACCCGGTGACGCTGTCGCCGATCCGGACGTCCAACGCCGGCCAGGGCTTCCAGGGCTTCTGGCGGCCGACGGCGTGA
- a CDS encoding type VII secretion target: MSVDTDLVRAYGAASSGHADGLRAAAARLTEVGGAAAPMFGPVGARFLAALTRAAEGEAHTVTGLGGALTAGRDAAAASATSYDVADTGAGHRVTGSW; this comes from the coding sequence TTGTCCGTCGACACCGACCTCGTCCGCGCCTACGGCGCCGCCTCGTCCGGCCACGCCGACGGCCTGCGGGCGGCCGCGGCCCGGCTCACCGAGGTGGGCGGCGCGGCGGCGCCGATGTTCGGTCCGGTGGGCGCCCGCTTCCTGGCGGCGCTGACCCGGGCCGCCGAAGGTGAGGCGCACACCGTCACCGGCCTCGGCGGTGCCCTGACGGCCGGCCGCGACGCCGCCGCGGCCTCCGCGACGTCATACGACGTCGCCGACACCGGCGCCGGTCACCGGGTCACCGGGAGCTGGTGA
- the upp gene encoding uracil phosphoribosyltransferase, translating into MDVRVVDHPLAAARLTTLRDERTNNAAFRAALRDLTLMLVYEATRELAVETISVRTPVAETAGARLANPPLLVPVLRAGLGMVDQAHALIPEARVGFVGVARNEDTHQPTPYLESLPDDLSRQPVIVLDPMLATGGSMVHTLELLYARHAVDVTAICVVVAPEGLATLEKMAPELRLFTAAVDTGLNDAAYIVPGLGDAGDRQFGPR; encoded by the coding sequence ATGGACGTGCGCGTTGTCGACCATCCACTGGCCGCGGCGCGGCTGACCACCCTGCGCGACGAGCGCACCAACAACGCCGCCTTCCGCGCCGCGCTGCGGGACCTCACCCTGATGCTCGTCTACGAGGCCACGCGGGAGCTGGCCGTCGAGACGATCTCCGTGCGCACGCCGGTGGCCGAGACCGCCGGGGCGCGGCTGGCCAACCCGCCGCTGCTGGTCCCGGTACTGCGCGCCGGGCTCGGCATGGTCGACCAGGCGCACGCGCTGATCCCGGAGGCGAGAGTGGGGTTCGTCGGCGTCGCCCGCAACGAGGACACGCATCAGCCCACGCCCTATCTGGAGTCCCTGCCCGACGACCTGAGCCGCCAGCCGGTCATCGTGCTGGACCCGATGCTGGCCACGGGCGGCTCGATGGTGCACACGCTCGAGCTGCTCTACGCCCGCCACGCCGTGGACGTGACCGCGATCTGCGTGGTCGTCGCACCGGAAGGCCTTGCGACACTGGAGAAGATGGCCCCGGAGCTGCGGCTGTTCACCGCGGCGGTCGACACCGGTCTCAACGACGCCGCCTACATCGTGCCGGGCCTCGGCGACGCGGGAGACCGCCAGTTCGGCCCCCGCTAA
- a CDS encoding phospho-sugar mutase, whose product MISPATRTAVQEWLAHDPDPQSAAELADCSDDDLEDRFARPLTFGTAGLRGPLRAGPNGMNLAVVLRTTWAVAQVLKDRSLGGSPVVVGYDARHRSAEFGHATAEVFAAQGFSVTLIPTAVPTPAVAFAVRHTGAAAGVQITASHNPPSDNGYKVYFTGGMQIVPPTDRDIENAIAAAPHADEIARTPVAASGTELLRAYTERAAAVRRTAGTARIALTPMHGVGGEFALDTLALAGFDDVHVVGSQFAPDPDFPTVSFPNPEEPGAVDALLELAAGVGAEIAVALDPDADRCAVGVPTPSGWRMLTGDETGWLLGDYILSSCDPATAVVASTVVSSRMLASIAARYGARHVETLTGFKWLARADEGLDATLVYAYEEAIGHCVDPAAVRDKDGISAAVLACDLVVALRRQGRTVPDLLDDLARRHGVHTTTAVTRRVDSPDAAAAIMARLRAAPPARLAGYPVSVEDLQPRTDALVFGGGDEDTSIRVVMRPSGTEPKLKGYIEVRCAGELAPARARAATVQAELADALRGLG is encoded by the coding sequence GTGATCTCCCCCGCCACGCGCACCGCCGTGCAGGAGTGGCTCGCTCACGACCCGGACCCGCAGTCGGCCGCCGAGCTCGCCGACTGCAGCGACGACGATCTCGAGGACCGCTTCGCGCGGCCGCTCACGTTCGGCACCGCGGGTCTGCGGGGCCCGCTGCGGGCCGGCCCGAACGGGATGAACCTCGCGGTCGTTCTGCGGACCACGTGGGCGGTCGCGCAGGTGCTCAAAGACCGCTCGCTGGGCGGCTCGCCCGTCGTGGTCGGCTACGACGCCCGCCACCGTTCGGCCGAGTTCGGCCACGCCACCGCGGAAGTATTTGCCGCGCAGGGCTTCTCGGTGACACTGATCCCGACGGCGGTACCGACGCCCGCGGTGGCGTTCGCGGTGCGCCACACCGGCGCCGCGGCGGGAGTGCAGATCACCGCGTCGCACAACCCGCCGTCGGACAACGGCTACAAGGTGTACTTCACCGGCGGCATGCAGATCGTCCCGCCGACCGACCGCGACATCGAAAACGCCATCGCCGCAGCGCCTCACGCCGACGAGATCGCGCGCACCCCGGTGGCCGCCTCCGGCACCGAGCTGCTGCGCGCCTACACCGAGCGCGCCGCGGCCGTTCGGCGCACCGCCGGGACAGCACGGATCGCGCTCACGCCGATGCACGGAGTCGGCGGCGAATTCGCCTTGGACACACTGGCGTTGGCGGGATTCGACGACGTCCACGTCGTCGGAAGCCAGTTCGCGCCCGACCCCGACTTCCCCACCGTGTCGTTTCCCAATCCCGAGGAGCCCGGCGCGGTCGACGCCCTGCTGGAGCTCGCCGCCGGCGTCGGCGCCGAGATCGCCGTCGCGCTGGATCCCGACGCCGACCGGTGCGCCGTCGGGGTGCCGACGCCGTCGGGCTGGCGGATGCTCACCGGCGACGAAACCGGTTGGCTGCTCGGCGATTACATTCTGTCGAGCTGCGATCCGGCGACCGCCGTGGTGGCCAGCACCGTGGTGTCGTCGCGCATGCTGGCGAGCATCGCCGCGAGGTACGGAGCGCGCCACGTCGAGACGCTCACCGGTTTCAAGTGGCTGGCCCGCGCCGATGAGGGACTCGACGCGACGCTGGTGTACGCCTACGAGGAGGCGATCGGCCACTGCGTGGACCCCGCAGCGGTCCGCGACAAGGACGGGATCAGTGCGGCGGTGCTGGCCTGCGACCTCGTCGTCGCGCTGCGCCGGCAGGGACGCACCGTGCCCGACCTGCTCGACGACCTCGCCCGTCGCCACGGCGTGCACACCACCACCGCGGTCACCCGGCGGGTCGACTCCCCCGATGCGGCGGCCGCGATCATGGCCCGGCTGCGCGCCGCCCCGCCCGCGCGGTTGGCCGGCTACCCCGTCAGCGTGGAGGACCTGCAACCGCGAACCGACGCGCTGGTGTTCGGCGGTGGCGACGAGGACACCTCGATCCGGGTGGTGATGCGCCCGTCGGGCACCGAGCCGAAGCTGAAGGGCTACATCGAGGTTCGCTGCGCGGGGGAGCTGGCTCCGGCTCGTGCGCGGGCCGCGACGGTGCAGGCCGAGCTCGCCGACGCGCTGCGCGGGTTGGGTTAG
- a CDS encoding MarR family winged helix-turn-helix transcriptional regulator — protein sequence MQTETSAATELRESMMAVTRQLRRHRPDNGLTLSQMQLLGEVSRAGVTTPAELGVRLGVRAQSLTDSLNELVSRGLIARRPDASDRRRQLVELTTEGGALLAADRAERDAWLHDTMRERLTPLEFDLLMLVAPILRKLAEPDAGTLMP from the coding sequence ATGCAGACAGAAACTTCGGCGGCCACCGAGCTGCGGGAGTCGATGATGGCGGTAACCCGGCAGCTGCGCCGGCACCGTCCCGACAACGGCCTCACGCTGAGCCAGATGCAGCTGCTCGGCGAGGTCAGCCGGGCGGGCGTCACCACCCCCGCCGAGCTCGGCGTGCGCCTGGGCGTCAGGGCGCAGTCGCTGACGGATTCCCTCAACGAGCTGGTCTCACGCGGACTCATCGCGCGCCGCCCCGACGCATCCGACCGGCGCCGTCAGCTCGTCGAGCTGACCACCGAGGGCGGCGCGCTGCTGGCGGCCGACCGCGCCGAGCGTGACGCGTGGCTGCACGACACCATGCGCGAGCGGCTGACCCCGCTGGAGTTCGACCTGCTGATGCTCGTGGCGCCCATCCTGCGCAAGCTCGCCGAACCCGACGCGGGCACACTGATGCCGTGA